GCCTCGTCCAGGCGGCCCATTTGCCGCAGCGCGTACCCCAGGATGTTCAGGCAGGCTTGCGCGCTGCGAGGCTCGTCGAGTTCCCTCCACAAGCCGAGCGCGGCACGGCCACAGGCAATGCCCCGTTCCGGTTGCCCGGCGGTCGAGACGGAGGCCCACGCCACGTCCTGGAGAGCGAAGGCCTCCCCGCGCCGATCACCCAGTCGGCGGGCGACTTCGGCGGCGGCTTCACGCACGGGGATCAGCTCACGCCAATAACCTCTCAGATCGAACAGCCGATTCAGCACGGCGGTGAGCCGTACGGCGTGGGCGGGCGTGGGATCGGGCGCTTGAAGCGCCTGGCGCGCGACAGCCATCAGATTGGCGTGCTCGGCGTCGACCCAGGTGGTCGCCTCGGCCTCAGTGGTCAGCGAGAATCTGGCGCGCAGCTTTCGGGCCTGCGCCGACGAGTGGGCGGTGTGCGGGTTGACCAGGAGGTTGGCCTGCTCGGCGGCGTCGAGGTAGCAGTGCAGCACCCGGAGCAAGGCGTCGCGGCGGTCGTGTTCGGACTCCCGGCGCAGGGCGAGGTCACGGCCATACAACCGCAACAGGTCGTGGCAGTCGTAGCGGCCGGAGGCGGTCGAGTCCAGGAGGTGGTCGTCGACCAAACGCTCCAGCGCCTCGCGCGCGGCAACCCCCTCCACGTCCAGCAGCGCGGCGGCGATCGGCACGTCCAAGTCGATCCAGTCCAGCGCACCCAGCAACCGAAAAGCCCGTGCCGCGGCGCGGTCCACGGCATTGTCACTGGCCAGCAGCGCCTCGTAGCTGAGCGCGAATCCCGCCCGCACGGCCCGGTCGCCCGACCGCAGTTCGTCGAGCCTGCTCTGCTCGTCGGCGAACCGGTCGGCGAGCGTGGCGACATCCCACGTCGGCCGCGCAACCAGCCGGGCGCCCGCGATGCGCACTGCCAGCGGCAGACCGGCGCACATCCGGACCACGCCCATCGCCGTGTCCGGCTCTCGCTCCACCCGTTCGCGGCCGACCAGCCGGGACAGCAGAGTCAGTGCTTCCTCATCGGTCAGGACGTCCAGGTCAACGTGGTGGACGTTTTCCAGCGTCGAAGGCGTCGCGCGGCTGGTGACCACAACCAGGCAGCCGGGCGTACCGGGCAGCAGCGGACTGATCTGCTCCGCATTGCGCGCGTCGTCGAGCAGGAACAGCACACGTCTGCCAGCCAACAGCGAGCGGTAGGCGGCCGTCAGCTCCTGCTCATGCGCAGGGATATGACCATGCTCGGCGTCCAAGCCGCGCAACAGCCGGCCCAGGGCCTCCACAGGGGCGAGAGGTGAAGTGCTACCCCGCAGGTCGAGGTACAGCTGCCCATCCGGGAACCACTCGACCACCTCGTGGGCGAAGCGCACTGCCAAGCTCGTCTTCCCAACGCCTGCCATCCCGCAGATCACCACTACGGCCGCCGTCGCGGTCAGCCGCGCCTGCTCCCAATCAGCGCGTAGCGCCGCCAAGTGCAACGCGCGACCGGTGAAGTGGGCCGTATCGGCCGGAAGTTGACGCGGAATCACCCGTTCAGGTTTTCGGCCCCACTCGGCGACCTCGTCGTTCAACACGAGCTGGTGCAGTTGCCGCAGTTCCGGTCCGGTATCCAGCCCGAGTTCCTCCAGCAGAAGGCTGCGGATGTCCTGGTAAGCGCGTAGCGCGTCCGCTCGGCGTCCGGTCCGGTAGAGGGCCAGCACGAGCTGACAGGCGAGGCGTTCGTCCAACGGGTGCTCTGCCGCCAGAGCGGTGATGTCGGCGAGCACGTCGGTGT
This window of the Amycolatopsis balhimycina FH 1894 genome carries:
- a CDS encoding AfsR/SARP family transcriptional regulator, translated to MEFRLLGAVEADIGGQPVELGPVRQRCLFVTFLVEANHILPVDRLADRVWEGAQPNLATLYSYVSRLRHALATAEGVAIVRRSGGYVLTVDPETVDLHRFRRLVQVARQTRDADQAAAGYSEALALWRDRAFSGLDTPWINQLRATLDAERHAARLERNDLMLGLGRHTDVLADITALAAEHPLDERLACQLVLALYRTGRRADALRAYQDIRSLLLEELGLDTGPELRQLHQLVLNDEVAEWGRKPERVIPRQLPADTAHFTGRALHLAALRADWEQARLTATAAVVVICGMAGVGKTSLAVRFAHEVVEWFPDGQLYLDLRGSTSPLAPVEALGRLLRGLDAEHGHIPAHEQELTAAYRSLLAGRRVLFLLDDARNAEQISPLLPGTPGCLVVVTSRATPSTLENVHHVDLDVLTDEEALTLLSRLVGRERVEREPDTAMGVVRMCAGLPLAVRIAGARLVARPTWDVATLADRFADEQSRLDELRSGDRAVRAGFALSYEALLASDNAVDRAAARAFRLLGALDWIDLDVPIAAALLDVEGVAAREALERLVDDHLLDSTASGRYDCHDLLRLYGRDLALRRESEHDRRDALLRVLHCYLDAAEQANLLVNPHTAHSSAQARKLRARFSLTTEAEATTWVDAEHANLMAVARQALQAPDPTPAHAVRLTAVLNRLFDLRGYWRELIPVREAAAEVARRLGDRRGEAFALQDVAWASVSTAGQPERGIACGRAALGLWRELDEPRSAQACLNILGYALRQMGRLDEALECLEEAAGICRHIGHRYGLAATENHLGLVHQHLRRFDEAIDCHERALALNREVGDRSGESVALANLGWAWSRAGQPDQAVGWFQRGASQAHDTGDRYQEAEALWGLGGVHHLVGNHGQARACWHRSITILREIGAITGDHAAGLLRQPVPDTPEIILRNT